CGTGACCAAGCCGCCGGAACCCTCCGGCTTGGTCACGACGAAACGGCCATCGTCTTCGACTTCGACGATGGGGAAACCGATGTGCTCGTAATCCGGCACGTCGCGCCAGTCGGTGAAGTTGCCGCCGGTGCACTGCGCGCCGCACTCGATGATGTGCCCGGCCAGCGCAGCCTGGGCCAGCTTGTCGTAGTCGCTCCAGGCCCAGCCGAACTCGTGCACCAGGGCGGCGCTGACCACCGCGCTGTCGACCACGCGACCGGTGATGACGATGTCGGCGCCTTGCTCGAGCGCGGCGACGATGCCGGGTGCGCCCAGGTAGGCGTTGACCGACACGCAGAAGGGCGGCAGCGGCGCGCCCGTGAACATCTCGCGGGTGCCGGCCTTGACCAGCTCGCCGAGCTTGAGCTGCAGGTTGTCGCCGTGCAGCACGGCGATCTTCAGTTGTACCCCGACCTGTTCGCAGGCGGCGCTCAGGGCGGCGGCGCAGGCCATCGGGTTGACCCCGCCGGCATTGCTGATGACGCGGATCTTCTTCGCCGCCAGTTCGCCCAGCAGCGGCGTGAGCACCTCGACGAAATCGCGGGCGTAGCCGTCGTCAGGCTTCTTCATGCGGGCGCCGGCCATGATCGACATGGTGATCTCGGCCAGGTAGTCGAACACCAGGTAATCCAGTTCGGCGCCGCGAACGAGCTGGGCGGCAGCGGTGGAGGTGTCGCCCCAGAAGGCTGAGGCGCAGCCGATGCGTACGGTTTTACTCATTGGAATTGGCCCGTGACACATTGAGAAGGTGAGACGACATTACCAAGCAAGCGCTTGGTTGAAAAGTGGTGAAAGAGGGCAGATCAGCCAAAAATGCGCCCAAGCGCTTGCTTGGTCGACTGGTGGCGCATACATTTCATCAATGCAGACAAGCAGTTGCCGGCAGCATGAAGAATTCATCAGAACAATCGCCGGCAGGTTCATCAGGGGAGAAGTCAGCGTGGACGAACACAGCGCCCAGGCCGTGATGCAGGAGTTGGTTACCAGCGGCCAGGTCACCGACCCGGACAGTGCCCGTGGCAAGCTGTTGCAGATGGCCGCCCACCTGTTCCGCAGCAAGGGTTACGAGCGCACCACGGTACGTGATCTGGCCAGTGCCATTGGCATCCAGTCGGGCAGCATCTTTCACCACTTCAAGAGCAAGGACGAAATCCTGCGCGCCGTGATGGAGGAGACCATCGTCTACAACACGGCGCTGATGCGCGCTGCGCTGGCCTCGGCGCAGGGCACCCGCGAGCGCCTGCTGGCGCTGATCCGCTGCGAGCTGCAGTCGATCATGGGCGGCACCGGTGAGGCCATGGCGGTGCTGGTGTACGAGTGGCGCTCGCTGTCCGAGCAGGGGCAGGCACAGATTCTGGCCCTGCGCGACACTTATGAGCAGCTCTGGTTGCAGGTGCTGGGCGAGGCGCGTGAGGCTGGCTATTTCAAGGGCGACCCTTTCATCCAGCGGCGGTTTCTCACCGGCGCCTTGAGTTGGACCAATACCTGGTTCCGTCCGCAGGGGCCGATGAGCCTGGATCAGTTGGCCGAAGAGGCGCTGTCGCTGGTGTGCAAGGGCGGCTAGCCAGAGCGCGCCCAAAGACGCCTCGCCCAGGAGCCGAGCTGCGCTCGACGACTTGGCGCGCAGGTGCCTGATTGCGGAATTTGCACGCAACACGACTCAAGATATTCGTCCTCGGCCGATATACCCATCATCTTGGGGCGGACGTACGGTCGGATCACAGGTGCAAACGGAGGATGCGAGGCAAGGGAGTCTGCTGTGGCTGTACCTGTATCCGCTCGTGAGTAAGGGGGCGGGGTTGCGTGCATTGCTCGCGGTGGTCGTATGTGCCTGTCTGGCGCTGCCTTCCTGGCTCGAAGCCAGCCAGGAAGTGCGGGTGGGCGGCTACGACTTCCCTCCCTACCTGTTCCGGCCCGAGCGCAACGAGCCGCAAGGCCTCACGGTAGAGGTGCTGGAGTTGCTCAATCGCCTGCAGGGGGACTACCACTTCGTGTTGGTGCCCACGGCGGCGGGCCGACGCTATCGTGACCTGGCCGCTGGCCGCTTCGATCTGATGCTGTTCGAGTCCAGCCGCTGGGGCTGGCAGGATACGCCGCACATCACCCTGGAGCTGCCGGTATGGGAGGCCGAGGTCTATGTGGCCTTGCGCGTTCCCGGGCGGGGCCAGGACTACTTCGCGGATTTGTCGGACAAGCGCATGGCGTTGCACCGTGGCTTCCATTACGGTTTCGCCGGGTTCAATGCCGATCCGGATATCCTGCGCAGCCATTTCGATGCGCAGATGACCTATTCCCATGACAGCAATCTGCGCATGCTGCTCTTGCGACGTGCCGATGTGGCCGTCGTCACGCGTTCCTACCTGCAGCTATTTGCCGAGCGCAACCCGGGCGACATGGAGCGCCTGTTGGTTGCCACGCACCCCGATCAGCGTTATCGACATCAGGTGCTGCTGCGCCCTGGCGGGCTGCCCGGCGAAGCACGCACGCGAGTACTGCTGGGGCAGTTGGTGGCCGAACCCGCTTTCGCGAAACTCTTGCATCGCTATCACCTGCAACTCGCCAGCAAGGTCGATAAAGAATGATGAATTCATCGGGTTGGTCAGGTTTCTCGACTAGGCTATTTGCCATGGCCATAAGGCTTTAAGGGGAGAGGGAATGTTCTATTCAGGGCATTACAAGCGGTTGCTGGGGGGGCTGCTGGGCCTGCTGTTTGCTGCTTGTCTGAGCGCGGCTGAAACCATTCGAGTGGGCGCTGCACATTTCCCGCCTTACGTAACCAAGGTTGATTTGCAGGAGGCCAGCGGTTTGCTCCCGCAATTGCTGGAAGCGCTGAACCGTGAGCAGGCCGATTACCGATTCATCATGCTGCCGACCGCCATCGTGCGGCGTTTTGGCGATCTGCAGCGTGGGCGTATCGACATGGCGATCTTCGAGAATCCCGAATGGGGTTGGCAGGGTATCGAGGCGGATGTGGTGGACATGGGCCTGGAGGACGCGGAGTTGTTCGTGGCGCGGCAAGAAGCCGAGCGTGGCCAGGAGTATTTCGCGCAACTGGCCGGCAAGCGCCTGGCGCTCTACCGGGGTTACCACTACGGTTTTGCCGATTTCAATAGCGACCCGGAGTACCTCAGCCGCACCTTCAATGCCAATCTCGGCCATTCCCATGACAGCAACCTGCTGATGGTGCTGCGGGGGCGAGCCGATATCGCTCTGGTCACTCGATCCAACCTCTATGACTTCATCGCGCGTAACGGTGACAAGCTCGATCAGTTGCTGATATCGGAGCGGGTCGATCAGGTCTATCGCCATCACGCGCTGATTCGTCGGGGCGCGCCGATCAGCGCGGTGCAGTTCGCCGAATTGCTCGAACGGCTCCGACAGAAGGGAGAGCTGGCACGTATCTTCGACCCCTACCAGATTGCCGTCAGGCCAGTCGCAGAGGATAGCTCAGCAGCAGGAACTGGGTCAGATTGAGCGCCCCGTGCAGGGCGATGGCCGCGCTCAGGCGACCCGTGCAATGGAAGGCCAGGCCATAACCCAGCCCGGCCAGGGTGGCCACCAGGGCGAATGCCGGGCTGAATGGCAGGTGCGCGGCACCGAACAGCCCGGCCGTGAGCAGCAGCCCCGGCCATTGCCCCAGGCGCTGGATCAGCATGGGCTGCAGCAGGCCGCGAAACAGCAGCTCTTCGGCCAGCACCGCGACGCCCAGATTGACTGCCAGCCAGAGCAGCAGGTCTTGCGGCCATTTGGGCTGCCAGGCCACCACGCCCAATAACCAGGCCAGGCTAGGCGCCAGCAACAGCGTTGCCATGGCTATCGGCCAAGCGTGCAGCCTGCCAGCCGCTTTCCGTTCGTCGCGCCCAGCCCACCAGGCCAGCAGCGCCGCACCGACCAGTGCCTTGTCCCAGGACAGACGCAAGGCATAGGGCGGTGCGTCCGGGCTGATCTGCCGGGCGGGCCAGAGCTCGGTAGGGCGGAAACCGGGGAGCAGGTGGGCGGCAAGGGCAATGCCCAGGGCCAGTACCAGCAGTTGCCAGAAGGGGGCGGGCAGCAGGCGTTGACCGGCAAGCACCAGGGCGATGAAGGCGGCCCCCAGTAGCAGGCCGGGGAGGGTGATGGCCTCGATGGCGTAACCGAATGCCAGCACCAGAGCCGGCAGCAGCAGGCGCAGGTGCAAGGCCATGCCGCCGGCCGGCGTCGTCGGGCGGTTCAACGTTCGCGGGCGTCCTTGGCGTCTTGCTCGGCATTGCGTTCATGGATGCGCTTGAGCTGCTCCTCGCTCAACGGCAACTTCTTCGCCGTGTCGCGCAGCATCAGCAGGCTGCCGAGGATGGAGCCCAAGGCCAGGATCAGGATGAGCCAGGCGTACCAGGGCATGATGGCGTCCTCTTGTCGGTGGAGTGTTCACCATACCTGCTGGACGCGGCCTTGTCAGGCGCGGCAGATCCAGATGTTTGTCACATGGTGGCAACTTGATGCTGCTTGAATGACGGCTTCCGCATTCAGGGAGAGACCGCCCCATGAGCCATGCCAGCGCTCTGCAGTCCCTGCTTCGCAGGGTGACGCCACTGGCGCCGCAGATGAGCATCAACGAAGTGGCCGACCGCCTGCTCACACCCGAACACAAGGCGTTTCTGTCGCTGCCGGTGGTGGCCGAGGATGGCCGGCCACTGGGCCTGGTCAGCCGTACCAGGCTGCAGGACATTTTCATGCAGCGCTTCGGCCGCGACCTGCGCGGGCGCCACCCGGTCAGCGAGGTGATGAATCTCGAACCGCTGGTGGTCAGCCTGACGGACGATCTGGAAGCGGCTGCAAAGCAGGTCACCGGGCAACTGCAATACCCCATTACCGAGGATTTCATCCTGGTCGACGAGCAGGGCGCTTACTGCGGTCTGGGCACCGTGCTCGACCTGCTCAAGGCCATGGAGGCGCGTATCGCCCAGCGCAACCGGGTGCTGCGCCAGGCGTTGGTCGACCTCAAGGAATCCCAGGCACAACTACTGCAGTCGGAGAAGATGGCGTCGCTCGGGCAGATGGTCGCCGGTGTCGCCCACGAGCTGAACACACCGCTGGGCTACGTGAAGAACAACGTGCAACTGCTGCGCGAGCTGAGCGAGCCGCTGTTCGACCTGGCGGCGGCGCAGGCCCATCTGGGGCAGTGCCTGAACGACCCCGCCTGCGACGAAGCGACCCTGGCCGAAGCCCTGCAGGCGGCCGAGCGAGCTCGCCAGCAGGCTGCCCCGGAGATGCTCGTCGAGGATCTGCAGCAGCTTTATGGCGATACGCTCTACGGCCTGGAGCAGATCGCCGAGCTGGTGGTGGGCTTGAAGGATTTCGCCCGCGTCGACCGCGCCATGAGCGAGGAAATCGACCTCAACGACTGCATCCGCAGCGCCCTGCTGATCGCCCGCAACCACCTCAAGGACAAGGTCGAAGTGGTGCAACAGCTCGGCGAGTTGCCGCGCATCGCCTGCGCGCCGTCGCAGATCAACCAGGTGCTGCTCAACCTGCTGACCAACGCTGCGCAGGCCATCGATGGCATGGGGCGTATCCAGATTCGCAGTTGGGCGGACGAGCAGGGCATCCACGTCTCCTTGCAGGACAACGGGCGCGGTATGCCGCCGGAGGTCATGGCGAAGATCTTCGATCCCTTCTTCACCACCAAGCCGGTCGGCCAGGGCACCGGCCTGGGCCTTTCCATCAGCTACAAGATCGTGCGTGACCACGGGGGGCAGATTCGCGTGGCGTCCGAGCCTGGCCGGGGCACGCGTTTCCTCATCAGCTTGCCGCTGCCCACCGCTGCCACCCTGAAAAGGAGTGCCTGAGATGACCGCACCCGTTCGTATCCTGTTCGTCGATGACGAGGAGCGCATTCTGCGCAGCCTCGCCATGCAATTTCGCCGTCACTACGAGGTACTCACCGAGAGCGACCCGCAACGCGCCTTGCAGCGTCTGCGCGAGGAGCCCGTGCACGTGCTGGTGAGCGACCAGCGCATGCCGCAGATGACCGGGGCACAACTGCTGGCCGAGGCGCGTGAGATCGCGCCGAACACCTTGCGCATCCTGCTCACCGGATACTCCGACCTGGACGCTGCCGTCGAGGCGCTGAACGACGGTGGCATCTTCCGTTACCTGACCAAGCCCTGGGATCAGCAGGAAATGGCCTTCACCCTGCGCCAGGCTGCCGAGCTGGCCATGCGTCAGGGCCAACCGACGCTGCTACCGCTCGACAACCAGCTATCGGCGCCCCTGACCTTGCTGTCGCTGGATGACGACCTCGATACGCTGGCCGTGGTCGACGAGTTCTGCATCGCTGGCGGCCATCGTCTGCTGCGTGCTCGTAACCTGGCCGAGGCCATGCTGCAACTCAATAGCGAAACGGTGGACATCCTGGTCAGCGATCTGAAACTGGCCGGCGAAGACACCGCGCCATTGCTCAAGACTCTGGCCCAGGCCCATCCGCGCCTGCTCAGCCTGGTGGTCACCCCGTTCCAGGACACCCAGGCCCTGCTGCGCCTGGTCAACGAGGCGCAGATCTTCCGTTACCTGCCCAAGCCGGTACGCCGTGGTCTGTTCGAGAAGGGGCTCAAGGCCGCTGCCGAGCAGGTGCTGATCTGGCGCACGCAGCCGCAACAGACGGTCACCCGCCTGGCTGAGGTGCCGCGCGACGAGCGTGAGCAGGAGAAGGTGGGCAGCCTGATGGGCATGCTCGGGCGTTTGCGCGAGCGTCTGATCGCCTGAATCGCGCATTTCATTGGGGCTACGAGCAGGCGGGGCTTCTGCCGCGACCAGTGCCAGGATGCTTTGCGCTACAATGCGCGGCGTTTTTGTCCTGTCCGAGACCCGCCCATGCCTGCCTGCCAGACCCCGATCATCGTTGCCCTCGACTTTCCCAGCTCCGACTCCGCCCTGGCCCTGGCCGACCGGCTCGATCCGGCGCTGTGCCGGGTCAAGGTGGGCAAGGAACTGTTCACCCGCAGCGGCCCGCAGGTGGTCGAGGCCTTGCAGGCCAAGGGCTTCGAGCTGTTCCTCGACCTGAAATTCCACGACATTCCCAACACCACCGCCATGGCGGTCAAGGCCGCGGCCGAGCTGGGGGTGTGGATGGTCAACGTGCACTGCTCCGGCGGCCTGCGCATGATGGCCGCCTGCCGTAACGAGCTGGACAAGCTGGCCGGCGCCAAGCCGCTGTTGATCGGCGTGACGGTGCTGACCAGTATGGAGCAGCAGGATCTGGCCGGCATCGGCCTGGACGTGCCGCCACAGGAGCAAGTGCTGCGCCTGGCCGGCCTGGCCGCCGAGGCCGGGCTCGATGGCCTGGTCTGCTCGGCGCAGGAGGCCTGTGCGCTCAAGGTGGCGCAGCCGCGCCTGCAACTGGTCACCCCCGGCATCCGCCCGGCTGGTAGCAGCGCTGATGACCAGAAACGCATCCTTACTCCGCGTCAGGCACTGGATGCCGGCTCCGACTACCTGGTGATCGGTCGCCCGATCAGCCAGGCCGCCGACCCGGCGCAGGCGCTGGCGGAGGTGGTCGCCGAACTACAGGGCTGAGCCGCCCCATCAGTCTGCTGCATGACCCGTCACTCCAACGCCTGATAGTGCTGCTCGCCGCCTGGCTTGCTGGCTAGACTCCTTGCCTGTTCAACAAGAATCGCTGCGAGGAAGCACAGATGAGCATGAGGTTCTCCGGCCAGGTCGCTCTGGTCACCGGCGGTGCCGCTGGTATCGGTCGCGCCACGGCCCAGGCCTTCGCCGCCGAAGGGCTCAAGGTGGTGGTGTCCGATGTCGATGTGAGTGGCGGCGAAGGCACCGTCGCGCTGATTCGCGCAGCCGGTGGTGAGGCCTGCTTCGTGCGCTGCGACGTGAGCCGTGACGCCGAGGTCAAGGCGCTGATGGACGCCACCGTGGCGCAGTACGGTCGCCTGGACTACGCCTTCAACAATGCCGGCATCGAGATCGAGCAAGGCAAGCTGGCCGACGGCAGCGAGGCCGAGTTCGACGCCATCATGGGCGTCAACGTCAAGGGTGTGTGGCTGTGCATGAAGCACCAGATTCCACTGCTGCTGGCCCAGGGGGGTGGTGCCATCGTCAACACCTCCTCGGTGGCGGGCCTGGGCGCTGCGCCGAAGATGAGCATCTACGCCGCCTCCAAGCATGCGGTGATCGGCCTGACCAAGTCGGCGGCGATCGAGTACGCGAAGAAGAAAATCCGTGTCAACGCCGTGTGCCCGGCCGTGATCGACACCGACATGTTCCGCCGCGCTTACGAGGCCGACCCGAAGAAGGGCGAGTTCGCGGCCGCCATGCACCCGGTCGGGCGCATCGGCAAGGTGGAGGAAATCGCCGCCGCCGTGCTCTACCTGTGCAGCGACCATGCGGCCTTCACTACCGGCCATGCCCTGGCGGTGGATGGTGGGGCCACGGCGATCTGAGCGGCTCGCGGCAACAACGACAAAGGCGCCCTTGGGCGCCTTTGTCGTGCATGGACAACTCAGACCGCGCGCTTACCTGCAGTGAGAACCGCCAGGGTCAGCAGCCCGGCGACTATGCCCCAGAACGCCGAGCCCACGCCAAGCAGGGTCATGCCCGAGGCCGTGACCAAAAAGGTCACCAACGCCGCTTCGCGCTCGTTCGGTTCGCTCATGGCCTGGGTCAGGCCACCGATGATCGAGGCGAACAGCGCCAGCGCGGCGATGGACAGGATCAGCGCCGCCGGCAGCGCGGCGAACAGTGCCGCCAGCGTGGCGCCGAAGATGCCGGCGATGCCGTAGAACACCCCGCACCAGACGGCGGCGGTGTAGCGCTTGCGCGGGTCTTCGTGTGCTTCGGGGCCGGCGCAGATCGCCGCGCTGATCGCCGCCATATGGATGCCGTGGCTGCCGAATGGCGCCATCAGTACCGACACCAGGCCGGTGCTGGTCAGCAGCGGCGAGGCCGGCACGTCATAACCATTGGCACGCAGCACGGCCATGCCCGGCAGGTTCTGCGAGGCCATGGCGACGATGAACAGCGGGATGCCAATGCTGATGGCGGCCGACAGCGAGAAACTCGGCGTGGTCCACTGCGGCGTGGCCAGCTCCAGATGGAAGCCGGTGAAATCCAGCAGGCCCAGCACGCCAGCCTGCACGCTGCCGACGATCAGCGCGGCGAGCACCGCATAGCGCGGCCACAGGCGCTTGCCGAACAGGTAGGCGAGCAGCATCGCCAGTACCAGCCAGGGCTGCTGCTCGGCGGCGTTGCAGATTTCCAGGCCGATCTTGAACAGCACACCAGCCAGCAACGCAGCCGCTATGGAGGCGGGGATGCGGCGCATCAGGCGGTCGAAGGTGCCGGTCAGGCCGATGAGCACGATCAGTCCGGAGGCCAGGATGTAGGCACCGATGGCCTCGCCGTAGGACACCTGCGGCAGGCTGGTGATCAGCAGCGCGGCACCTGGGGTCGACCAGGCGATCATCACCGGCGCGCGGTAACGCAGCGACAGGACGATGCAGCACAACGCCATGCCGATCGACAGTGCCCAGATCCATGAAGAAATCTGCCCATTGCTCAGCCCGGCGGCCTGGCCGGCCTGGAACATCAGCACCAGCGAGCTGGTGTAGCCGGTGAGCATGGCGATGAAACCCGCCACGACCGACGAAGTGGAGCTATCGGCCAGCGGGCGCAGGCGGGGGAGTGTTGCGTCTTGCATCAGAACAGTCCTGTTTCGATGACGATGGGATACAGCGAGGCGACCAAGAGTAACGCCATTGCGATATTGAATGCGCGCAGGGCTCGCGGGTTGTCCAGCCAGTTGCGCAACAGGCTGCCGGCTACCGTCCACAGGCCGACGCTGGGGCAGTTGACCAAGGCGAACAGAGCAGCAATCAGCAGCACGTTGGTGAAGAACCCCTCATGCGGCGTGTAGGTGGTGATGGCGCCGATGGCCATGATCCAGGCCTTGGGATTGACCCACTGGAAGGCAGCCGCCTGGAGGAAGGTAAAGGGCTTGGCGCCTGGCGTATCACGGCCTTGCGGCGCGCCGGCCTGGGCGATCTTCCAGGCCAGGTACAGCAGGTAGGCGGCGCCGCCATAGCGCAGCACCTCGTGCAGCAGGGGCAGGCGCTCGAATAGCTGGCCCAGGCCCATGCCCACGGCGATCACCAGCAGCATGAAGCCCAGGCTGATGCCGAGCATGTGCGGCAGGCTGCGGCGAATGCCGAAGTTCACCCCGGAGGCCAGCAACATCATGTTGTTCGGGCCGGGGGTGATGGAGGTGACGAGGGCGAAGGCGACGAAAGCCAGCAGCAGTTCAGGGGTCATGGTGCTTCTCCGTTGAGCGAGCATCAGCCTATTGCGCCGGCTGGGCGCCGTCCCGGTACAGCAAGCAGCGTGATTGGCCGTACAGTCTGGCCAACCGCCTGCTGGCTGGTTAGCCTCGGCTTTTCTGTTGTGAGGCGTGCTCATGCAACCGGACAATCCTTTCAGTGCACCGCAGGTCGAATTGCTCGAGCCGCCAGCGCAGCCTGTCTTGCCTGGCTGGAGCCGGCGCCAGTTGCAGGTGCTGGGCATGCTGGCGCTGGTGGCGACGCTGGGCGACGCGCTGCAGATGCTGCTGATGCTCGCCAGCACCTGGCTCAGTGATGGCCAGGCGGCACAACTGGTGCGCTACACCGACTGGATGAGTGCCGTGCTGTTATTGATCGGCTGCTACCTGCTGATGCGCTTCAAGGCGCTGGCCGAGCAGCGTTTCGCCGCCAGTGGCCTGGGGGCGCCGGTTTGGCTGCTGGTCGGGCTGAGTCTGCTGATGGGCGTGATGGATTTCTGGCTGGGGGCGCGGCTGTTTGCTGGCCTCAACCCCGTCACCCTGTTGTATATCACCCTGTTGGTGCTGATGGGCAGCACCATGGTCTGGCTGGGGATACGGCTGCTGCGCGTGAGCCTGCCGTATCCTTCATTGCGGGTGATGGCCTGGATGAACGTCATCGGCGGCGTGCTGCTGGCCAGCGTGGTGTTGATCATGCTGTCAACGCTGCCATTGCTGGCCAGCGGCGTGGCAATGGCGTTGGTGTTTCTGCGCGCCGCCAATGAGTTGGACTGACGCGCGCCGCCACTACTGACGGCCGCGTGCCAGTGCTCGGTTGACTTCCAGCCAGCCAGCCACTGCTTCTTCACCCATCTCGTCGAATACCCGCTGCAGCAGGCGCGCCTGTTCGCGGCGCAGGGCCTGTTCCAGCTTGGCACCCTCGGGTGTGAAACCCAGCAGGCGCTTGCGCTTGTCGTCCGGCGCGGCCTCGCTGCGTACCAGGTTCATCTCGATCAGTTGTCGCAGCGGGGTGTTCAGTGCCTGCTTGCTGACACCCAGATAGCCGAGCAGCTCGGTCATGTTCAGGCCCGGGTACTTGGCGATGAAGAACAGAATACGGTGGTGCACGCGTGACAGGCCGCGCTTGGCGAGCATTTCGTCCGGCTTGGCGGTGAAGGCCTGGTAGCCGAAGAAAAAGGCCTCCATGGCCGCCTGCTGCACGGCTGCGTGCCTCATCGTCGGTGTTGCCTGTCGACCATCCTGCTGGCTGTCGCTGGCTGTCGTGGCAAATTTCCCAGGAAAACTTTTTAGGTCAGCCATATTGACGTATCTCTGGGTGGCGGCGTAATTTCGGTCAAGAAGTTTGACTCAATTTTCCGACTTTGGCACCCCAGGACATCCCATGGCCTTCTCCGAACGCATCGCCCGCCTGAAAAGCTCCCTGATCCGTGAAATCCTTGCCGCGGCGCAGCGCCCCGAGGTGATGTCCTTCGCCGGTGGGCTGCCGGCCGAGCCAATGCTGCCGAAGGTAGACTGGGCCGAGATGCCGGCGAGCATGGGCCAGTACGGCATGAGCGAGGGGGAACCGGCGCTGCGTGAAGCCATCGCTGCCGAGGCGCGTGCCCTGGGCGTGCCCTGCGAAGCCAGCCAGGTGCTGATCGTCAGTGGTTCGCAGCAAACCCTGGATCTGGCCGCCAAGCTGTTCATCGATCC
The genomic region above belongs to Pseudomonas sp. GOM7 and contains:
- a CDS encoding TetR/AcrR family transcriptional regulator, producing MDEHSAQAVMQELVTSGQVTDPDSARGKLLQMAAHLFRSKGYERTTVRDLASAIGIQSGSIFHHFKSKDEILRAVMEETIVYNTALMRAALASAQGTRERLLALIRCELQSIMGGTGEAMAVLVYEWRSLSEQGQAQILALRDTYEQLWLQVLGEAREAGYFKGDPFIQRRFLTGALSWTNTWFRPQGPMSLDQLAEEALSLVCKGG
- a CDS encoding substrate-binding periplasmic protein; its protein translation is MRALLAVVVCACLALPSWLEASQEVRVGGYDFPPYLFRPERNEPQGLTVEVLELLNRLQGDYHFVLVPTAAGRRYRDLAAGRFDLMLFESSRWGWQDTPHITLELPVWEAEVYVALRVPGRGQDYFADLSDKRMALHRGFHYGFAGFNADPDILRSHFDAQMTYSHDSNLRMLLLRRADVAVVTRSYLQLFAERNPGDMERLLVATHPDQRYRHQVLLRPGGLPGEARTRVLLGQLVAEPAFAKLLHRYHLQLASKVDKE
- a CDS encoding substrate-binding periplasmic protein, giving the protein MFYSGHYKRLLGGLLGLLFAACLSAAETIRVGAAHFPPYVTKVDLQEASGLLPQLLEALNREQADYRFIMLPTAIVRRFGDLQRGRIDMAIFENPEWGWQGIEADVVDMGLEDAELFVARQEAERGQEYFAQLAGKRLALYRGYHYGFADFNSDPEYLSRTFNANLGHSHDSNLLMVLRGRADIALVTRSNLYDFIARNGDKLDQLLISERVDQVYRHHALIRRGAPISAVQFAELLERLRQKGELARIFDPYQIAVRPVAEDSSAAGTGSD
- a CDS encoding CPBP family intramembrane glutamic endopeptidase, producing the protein MALHLRLLLPALVLAFGYAIEAITLPGLLLGAAFIALVLAGQRLLPAPFWQLLVLALGIALAAHLLPGFRPTELWPARQISPDAPPYALRLSWDKALVGAALLAWWAGRDERKAAGRLHAWPIAMATLLLAPSLAWLLGVVAWQPKWPQDLLLWLAVNLGVAVLAEELLFRGLLQPMLIQRLGQWPGLLLTAGLFGAAHLPFSPAFALVATLAGLGYGLAFHCTGRLSAAIALHGALNLTQFLLLSYPLRLA
- a CDS encoding DUF2897 family protein, with amino-acid sequence MPWYAWLILILALGSILGSLLMLRDTAKKLPLSEEQLKRIHERNAEQDAKDARER
- a CDS encoding ATP-binding protein; translation: MSHASALQSLLRRVTPLAPQMSINEVADRLLTPEHKAFLSLPVVAEDGRPLGLVSRTRLQDIFMQRFGRDLRGRHPVSEVMNLEPLVVSLTDDLEAAAKQVTGQLQYPITEDFILVDEQGAYCGLGTVLDLLKAMEARIAQRNRVLRQALVDLKESQAQLLQSEKMASLGQMVAGVAHELNTPLGYVKNNVQLLRELSEPLFDLAAAQAHLGQCLNDPACDEATLAEALQAAERARQQAAPEMLVEDLQQLYGDTLYGLEQIAELVVGLKDFARVDRAMSEEIDLNDCIRSALLIARNHLKDKVEVVQQLGELPRIACAPSQINQVLLNLLTNAAQAIDGMGRIQIRSWADEQGIHVSLQDNGRGMPPEVMAKIFDPFFTTKPVGQGTGLGLSISYKIVRDHGGQIRVASEPGRGTRFLISLPLPTAATLKRSA
- a CDS encoding response regulator, yielding MTAPVRILFVDDEERILRSLAMQFRRHYEVLTESDPQRALQRLREEPVHVLVSDQRMPQMTGAQLLAEAREIAPNTLRILLTGYSDLDAAVEALNDGGIFRYLTKPWDQQEMAFTLRQAAELAMRQGQPTLLPLDNQLSAPLTLLSLDDDLDTLAVVDEFCIAGGHRLLRARNLAEAMLQLNSETVDILVSDLKLAGEDTAPLLKTLAQAHPRLLSLVVTPFQDTQALLRLVNEAQIFRYLPKPVRRGLFEKGLKAAAEQVLIWRTQPQQTVTRLAEVPRDEREQEKVGSLMGMLGRLRERLIA
- the pyrF gene encoding orotidine-5'-phosphate decarboxylase → MPACQTPIIVALDFPSSDSALALADRLDPALCRVKVGKELFTRSGPQVVEALQAKGFELFLDLKFHDIPNTTAMAVKAAAELGVWMVNVHCSGGLRMMAACRNELDKLAGAKPLLIGVTVLTSMEQQDLAGIGLDVPPQEQVLRLAGLAAEAGLDGLVCSAQEACALKVAQPRLQLVTPGIRPAGSSADDQKRILTPRQALDAGSDYLVIGRPISQAADPAQALAEVVAELQG
- a CDS encoding SDR family oxidoreductase, yielding MSMRFSGQVALVTGGAAGIGRATAQAFAAEGLKVVVSDVDVSGGEGTVALIRAAGGEACFVRCDVSRDAEVKALMDATVAQYGRLDYAFNNAGIEIEQGKLADGSEAEFDAIMGVNVKGVWLCMKHQIPLLLAQGGGAIVNTSSVAGLGAAPKMSIYAASKHAVIGLTKSAAIEYAKKKIRVNAVCPAVIDTDMFRRAYEADPKKGEFAAAMHPVGRIGKVEEIAAAVLYLCSDHAAFTTGHALAVDGGATAI
- a CDS encoding benzoate/H(+) symporter BenE family transporter; amino-acid sequence: MQDATLPRLRPLADSSTSSVVAGFIAMLTGYTSSLVLMFQAGQAAGLSNGQISSWIWALSIGMALCCIVLSLRYRAPVMIAWSTPGAALLITSLPQVSYGEAIGAYILASGLIVLIGLTGTFDRLMRRIPASIAAALLAGVLFKIGLEICNAAEQQPWLVLAMLLAYLFGKRLWPRYAVLAALIVGSVQAGVLGLLDFTGFHLELATPQWTTPSFSLSAAISIGIPLFIVAMASQNLPGMAVLRANGYDVPASPLLTSTGLVSVLMAPFGSHGIHMAAISAAICAGPEAHEDPRKRYTAAVWCGVFYGIAGIFGATLAALFAALPAALILSIAALALFASIIGGLTQAMSEPNEREAALVTFLVTASGMTLLGVGSAFWGIVAGLLTLAVLTAGKRAV
- a CDS encoding LysE family translocator — protein: MTPELLLAFVAFALVTSITPGPNNMMLLASGVNFGIRRSLPHMLGISLGFMLLVIAVGMGLGQLFERLPLLHEVLRYGGAAYLLYLAWKIAQAGAPQGRDTPGAKPFTFLQAAAFQWVNPKAWIMAIGAITTYTPHEGFFTNVLLIAALFALVNCPSVGLWTVAGSLLRNWLDNPRALRAFNIAMALLLVASLYPIVIETGLF
- a CDS encoding MarR family transcriptional regulator, with protein sequence MRHAAVQQAAMEAFFFGYQAFTAKPDEMLAKRGLSRVHHRILFFIAKYPGLNMTELLGYLGVSKQALNTPLRQLIEMNLVRSEAAPDDKRKRLLGFTPEGAKLEQALRREQARLLQRVFDEMGEEAVAGWLEVNRALARGRQ